A genomic stretch from Tamandua tetradactyla isolate mTamTet1 chromosome 15, mTamTet1.pri, whole genome shotgun sequence includes:
- the ATRIP gene encoding ATR-interacting protein isoform X2, with protein MAGIPTPGSRRRSGPPAPCHGPPPGAGHPPSKRARGFPAAAVPDPEDPFGAHGDFTADDLEELDTLASQALSQCPAAARDASGVHKVPRLDGMSKNKNPAGKSRESGPVKDNFELELLQAQYKELKEKLKSMEEEVLIKNGEIKILRDSLYQTESILEEQRRSHFLLEQEKTQVLSDKEKEFSKKLQSLQSELHFKDAEMNELRTKLQSTERTNKLTALSISHLSPRKSPSMIIKPEACSPQFGKTSFPTKESFSANMSLLHPCQTEPRHKSLVGREVSENKTHSLGGEPVRQEEAQKTLVDSWGQRSNTQGSVLINLLLKQPLIPGSSLGLCHLLSSYSELPTGTLLQPPGFGSAVAGILGLRTTSFRDGSFSLSSLREAQSLAFTGLNLVARDEGLCDQDPAEGSRRAFPLCQLPGAVHLLPLVQFFIGLHCQALHDLTATKRSGAPGDSQTHSSCVSSGVEAGPEDSLCNLEGFSVASLSILQHLVCHSGAVVCLLLSGVGADSRNRNESLAHRHGHEDMTSVPKEVADDQAQHPLLKMLLHLLAFSSAAAGHVQASVLSQCLKVFVKLAENASFDFLPRFQCMFQVLPQCLSPETPLPSVLLTIKLLSLLVDHEKLTPQLCSHSGCLLLLLYTYITSRPDRVASETQWLQLEQEAVWLLTKLGVQSPSSPATGSNCQCNVEAVRALTVMLHRQWLTVRRAEGPPKTDRHKRIVRCLRDTVLLLHSLSQKDKLFTVHCVEVLHQYDQVMPGVSTLIRGLPDVTDCEEAALDDLCAAETDVDDPEMDCG; from the exons ATGGCTGGGATCCCCACGCCGGGCAGCAGGAGGCGGAGCGGACCCCCGGCGCCTTGCCATGGCCCGCCGCCCGGCGCCGGACACCCCCCCAGTAAACGAGCCCGGGGCTTCCCCGCGGCCGCTGTCCCGGACCCCGAAGACCCGTTCGGCGCACACGGGGACTTCACCGCCGACGACCTGGAGGAGCTCGACACTCTCGCGTCACAGGCCCTGAGCCAGTGCCCTGCCGCGGCTCGGGACGCGTCCG GTGTGCATAAGGTCCCCAGACTAGATGGgatgtcaaaaaacaaaaatcctgcaggaaaaagcagagaaagtgGTCCAGTTAAAGATAATTTTGAATTAGAACTACTTCAGGCACAATACAAAGAACTTAAGGAAAAG CTGAAGTCAATGGAAGAAGAAGTCCTcattaaaaatggagaaattaaaattttgcgGGACTCACTGTACCAGACAGAATCCATTCTGGAGGAACAGAGAAGATCACATTTCCTTCTCGAGCAAGAGAAAACTCAAGTACTCAGTGACAAAGAAAAGGAGTTCTCCAAAAAG CTTCAATCACTGCAGTCTGAACTCCACTTTAAAGATGCAGAGATGAACGAGTTAAGGACAAAGCTTCAAAGCACTGAGCGAACAAATAAACTGACTGCTCTCTCCATTTCCCACCTCAG TCCTAGGAAGAGCCCTTCTATGATTATAAAGCCGGAAGCATGCTCTCCACAGTTTGGAAAAACATCTTTCCCTACAAAGGAGTCTTTTAGTGCTAATATGTCCCTTCTCCATCCCTGCCAGACAGAGCCAAGACATAAGTCTCTGGTGGGCAGAGAGG TTTCAGAGAATAAGACCCACAGTCTGGGAGGTGAACCCGTGAGACAAGAAGAGGCCCAGAAAACTCTGGTTGACAGCTGGGGACAGAGATCAAACACTCAAG GTTCCGTTTTGATAAATCTGCTTCTGAAGCAGCCTTTGATCCCAGGGTCATCCCTAGGACTGTGCCACCTCCTGAGCAGTTATTCTGAGCTGCCTACTGGCACCCTCTTGCAGCCACCAGGGTTTGGCAG TGCTGTGGCTGGGATTTTGGGCCTCAGGACCACAAGTTTTCGTGATgggtcattttctctctcatcccTGAGAgaagcacagagcctggcattcACTGGACTGAATCTGGTTGCCAGGGATGAAGGCTTATGTGACCAAGACCCAGCAGAGGGAAGTAGACGGGCCTTCCCACTCTGCCAGCTTCCTGGAGCCGTGCATCTCCTCCCCCTCGTACAGTTCTTCATCGGCTTACATTGCCAGGCCCTGCACGATTTGACAGCAACTAAGAGAAGTGGAGCACCTGGGGATTCACAGACACATTCCTCTTGTGTGAGCTCTGGGGTAGAGGCCGGCCCCGAGGACTCACTTTGCAACCTGGAAGGCTTCTCTGTTGCTTCACTTAGCATTCTTCAGCACCTTGTGTGCCACAGCGGAGCAGTTGTCTGCCTGTTACTGTCGGGAGTTGGGGCAGATTCTAGAAACAGAAACGAGAGCCTAGCTCACAGACATGGTCATGAGGATATGACCTCAGTTCCAAAGGAGGTTGCTGATGACCAAGCTCAGCATCCACTATTGAAGATGCTTCTTCACCTGTTGGCCTTCTCTTCTGCAGCAGCAGGTCATGTGCAAGCCAGTGTCCTGAGCCAGTGTCTTAAGGTTTTCGTGAAATTAGCTGAAAATGCTTCGTTTGATTTTTTGCCCAG GTTCCAGTGTATGTTCCAGGTGCTGCCACAGTGTCTCAGCCCAGAGACACCCCTGCCTAGTGTGCTGTTGACCATTAAGCTCCTCTCTCTCCTGGTGGACCACGAGAAGCTCACCCCTCAGCTCTGTTCCCACTCAG GCTGCCTCCTCCTTCTGCTGTACACGTACATCACATCAAGGCCTGACAGAGTGGCCTCAGAGACACAGTGGCTTCAGCTGGAACAAGAG GCGGTGTGGCTTCTGACTAAGCTTGGTGTGCAGAGCCCCTCCTCCCCAGCCACTGGCTCCAACTGCCAGTGCAATGTGGAG GCTGTCAGAGCACTCACAGTGATGCTGCACAGACAGTGGCTAACGGTGCGGAGGGCAGAGGGGCCTCCAAAGACTGACCGGCATAAGCGAATAGTACGATGTCTGCGGGACACAGTGCTGCTGCTGCACAGcctgtcccagaaggacaagctCTTTACTGTGCACTGCGTGGAGGTCCTGCATCAGTATGACCAGGTGATGCCAGGGGTCAGCACGCTCATTCGAGGGCTCCCTGATGTGACAGACTGTGAAG AGGCAGCCCTGGATGACCTTTGTGCTGCTGAGACAGATGTAGACGACCCCGAGATGGACTGTGGCTGA
- the ATRIP gene encoding ATR-interacting protein isoform X1, whose amino-acid sequence MAGIPTPGSRRRSGPPAPCHGPPPGAGHPPSKRARGFPAAAVPDPEDPFGAHGDFTADDLEELDTLASQALSQCPAAARDASGVHKVPRLDGMSKNKNPAGKSRESGPVKDNFELELLQAQYKELKEKLKSMEEEVLIKNGEIKILRDSLYQTESILEEQRRSHFLLEQEKTQVLSDKEKEFSKKLQSLQSELHFKDAEMNELRTKLQSTERTNKLTALSISHLSPRKSPSMIIKPEACSPQFGKTSFPTKESFSANMSLLHPCQTEPRHKSLVGREVSENKTHSLGGEPVRQEEAQKTLVDSWGQRSNTQGSVLINLLLKQPLIPGSSLGLCHLLSSYSELPTGTLLQPPGFGSAVAGILGLRTTSFRDGSFSLSSLREAQSLAFTGLNLVARDEGLCDQDPAEGSRRAFPLCQLPGAVHLLPLVQFFIGLHCQALHDLTATKRSGAPGDSQTHSSCVSSGVEAGPEDSLCNLEGFSVASLSILQHLVCHSGAVVCLLLSGVGADSRNRNESLAHRHGHEDMTSVPKEVADDQAQHPLLKMLLHLLAFSSAAAGHVQASVLSQCLKVFVKLAENASFDFLPRFQCMFQVLPQCLSPETPLPSVLLTIKLLSLLVDHEKLTPQLCSHSEGCLLLLLYTYITSRPDRVASETQWLQLEQEAVWLLTKLGVQSPSSPATGSNCQCNVEAVRALTVMLHRQWLTVRRAEGPPKTDRHKRIVRCLRDTVLLLHSLSQKDKLFTVHCVEVLHQYDQVMPGVSTLIRGLPDVTDCEEAALDDLCAAETDVDDPEMDCG is encoded by the exons ATGGCTGGGATCCCCACGCCGGGCAGCAGGAGGCGGAGCGGACCCCCGGCGCCTTGCCATGGCCCGCCGCCCGGCGCCGGACACCCCCCCAGTAAACGAGCCCGGGGCTTCCCCGCGGCCGCTGTCCCGGACCCCGAAGACCCGTTCGGCGCACACGGGGACTTCACCGCCGACGACCTGGAGGAGCTCGACACTCTCGCGTCACAGGCCCTGAGCCAGTGCCCTGCCGCGGCTCGGGACGCGTCCG GTGTGCATAAGGTCCCCAGACTAGATGGgatgtcaaaaaacaaaaatcctgcaggaaaaagcagagaaagtgGTCCAGTTAAAGATAATTTTGAATTAGAACTACTTCAGGCACAATACAAAGAACTTAAGGAAAAG CTGAAGTCAATGGAAGAAGAAGTCCTcattaaaaatggagaaattaaaattttgcgGGACTCACTGTACCAGACAGAATCCATTCTGGAGGAACAGAGAAGATCACATTTCCTTCTCGAGCAAGAGAAAACTCAAGTACTCAGTGACAAAGAAAAGGAGTTCTCCAAAAAG CTTCAATCACTGCAGTCTGAACTCCACTTTAAAGATGCAGAGATGAACGAGTTAAGGACAAAGCTTCAAAGCACTGAGCGAACAAATAAACTGACTGCTCTCTCCATTTCCCACCTCAG TCCTAGGAAGAGCCCTTCTATGATTATAAAGCCGGAAGCATGCTCTCCACAGTTTGGAAAAACATCTTTCCCTACAAAGGAGTCTTTTAGTGCTAATATGTCCCTTCTCCATCCCTGCCAGACAGAGCCAAGACATAAGTCTCTGGTGGGCAGAGAGG TTTCAGAGAATAAGACCCACAGTCTGGGAGGTGAACCCGTGAGACAAGAAGAGGCCCAGAAAACTCTGGTTGACAGCTGGGGACAGAGATCAAACACTCAAG GTTCCGTTTTGATAAATCTGCTTCTGAAGCAGCCTTTGATCCCAGGGTCATCCCTAGGACTGTGCCACCTCCTGAGCAGTTATTCTGAGCTGCCTACTGGCACCCTCTTGCAGCCACCAGGGTTTGGCAG TGCTGTGGCTGGGATTTTGGGCCTCAGGACCACAAGTTTTCGTGATgggtcattttctctctcatcccTGAGAgaagcacagagcctggcattcACTGGACTGAATCTGGTTGCCAGGGATGAAGGCTTATGTGACCAAGACCCAGCAGAGGGAAGTAGACGGGCCTTCCCACTCTGCCAGCTTCCTGGAGCCGTGCATCTCCTCCCCCTCGTACAGTTCTTCATCGGCTTACATTGCCAGGCCCTGCACGATTTGACAGCAACTAAGAGAAGTGGAGCACCTGGGGATTCACAGACACATTCCTCTTGTGTGAGCTCTGGGGTAGAGGCCGGCCCCGAGGACTCACTTTGCAACCTGGAAGGCTTCTCTGTTGCTTCACTTAGCATTCTTCAGCACCTTGTGTGCCACAGCGGAGCAGTTGTCTGCCTGTTACTGTCGGGAGTTGGGGCAGATTCTAGAAACAGAAACGAGAGCCTAGCTCACAGACATGGTCATGAGGATATGACCTCAGTTCCAAAGGAGGTTGCTGATGACCAAGCTCAGCATCCACTATTGAAGATGCTTCTTCACCTGTTGGCCTTCTCTTCTGCAGCAGCAGGTCATGTGCAAGCCAGTGTCCTGAGCCAGTGTCTTAAGGTTTTCGTGAAATTAGCTGAAAATGCTTCGTTTGATTTTTTGCCCAG GTTCCAGTGTATGTTCCAGGTGCTGCCACAGTGTCTCAGCCCAGAGACACCCCTGCCTAGTGTGCTGTTGACCATTAAGCTCCTCTCTCTCCTGGTGGACCACGAGAAGCTCACCCCTCAGCTCTGTTCCCACTCAG AAGGCTGCCTCCTCCTTCTGCTGTACACGTACATCACATCAAGGCCTGACAGAGTGGCCTCAGAGACACAGTGGCTTCAGCTGGAACAAGAG GCGGTGTGGCTTCTGACTAAGCTTGGTGTGCAGAGCCCCTCCTCCCCAGCCACTGGCTCCAACTGCCAGTGCAATGTGGAG GCTGTCAGAGCACTCACAGTGATGCTGCACAGACAGTGGCTAACGGTGCGGAGGGCAGAGGGGCCTCCAAAGACTGACCGGCATAAGCGAATAGTACGATGTCTGCGGGACACAGTGCTGCTGCTGCACAGcctgtcccagaaggacaagctCTTTACTGTGCACTGCGTGGAGGTCCTGCATCAGTATGACCAGGTGATGCCAGGGGTCAGCACGCTCATTCGAGGGCTCCCTGATGTGACAGACTGTGAAG AGGCAGCCCTGGATGACCTTTGTGCTGCTGAGACAGATGTAGACGACCCCGAGATGGACTGTGGCTGA
- the ATRIP gene encoding ATR-interacting protein isoform X5, with amino-acid sequence MAGIPTPGSRRRSGPPAPCHGPPPGAGHPPSKRARGFPAAAVPDPEDPFGAHGDFTADDLEELDTLASQALSQCPAAARDASGVHKVPRLDGMSKNKNPAGKSRESGPVKDNFELELLQAQYKELKEKLKSMEEEVLIKNGEIKILRDSLYQTESILEEQRRSHFLLEQEKTQVLSDKEKEFSKKLQSLQSELHFKDAEMNELRTKLQSTERTNKLTALSISHLSPRKSPSMIIKPEACSPQFGKTSFPTKESFSANMSLLHPCQTEPRHKSLVGREVSENKTHSLGGEPVRQEEAQKTLVDSWGQRSNTQGSVLINLLLKQPLIPGSSLGLCHLLSSYSELPTGTLLQPPGFGSAVAGILGLRTTSFRDGSFSLSSLREAQSLAFTGLNLVARDEGLCDQDPAEGSRRAFPLCQLPGAVHLLPLVQFFIGLHCQALHDLTATKRSGAPGDSQTHSSCVSSGVEAGPEDSLCNLEGFSVASLSILQHLVCHSGAVVCLLLSGVGADSRNRNESLAHRHGHEDMTSVPKEVADDQAQHPLLKMLLHLLAFSSAAAGHVQASVLSQCLKVFVKLAENASFDFLPRFQCMFQVLPQCLSPETPLPSVLLTIKLLSLLVDHEKLTPQLCSHSEGCLLLLLYTYITSRPDRVASETQWLQLEQEAVWLLTKLGVQSPSSPATGSNCQCNVEAVRALTVMLHRQWLTVRRAEGPPKTDRHKRIVRCLRDTVLLLHSLSQKDKLFTVHCVEVLHQYDQVMPGVSTLIRGLPDVTDCEAEGARPGRGRD; translated from the exons ATGGCTGGGATCCCCACGCCGGGCAGCAGGAGGCGGAGCGGACCCCCGGCGCCTTGCCATGGCCCGCCGCCCGGCGCCGGACACCCCCCCAGTAAACGAGCCCGGGGCTTCCCCGCGGCCGCTGTCCCGGACCCCGAAGACCCGTTCGGCGCACACGGGGACTTCACCGCCGACGACCTGGAGGAGCTCGACACTCTCGCGTCACAGGCCCTGAGCCAGTGCCCTGCCGCGGCTCGGGACGCGTCCG GTGTGCATAAGGTCCCCAGACTAGATGGgatgtcaaaaaacaaaaatcctgcaggaaaaagcagagaaagtgGTCCAGTTAAAGATAATTTTGAATTAGAACTACTTCAGGCACAATACAAAGAACTTAAGGAAAAG CTGAAGTCAATGGAAGAAGAAGTCCTcattaaaaatggagaaattaaaattttgcgGGACTCACTGTACCAGACAGAATCCATTCTGGAGGAACAGAGAAGATCACATTTCCTTCTCGAGCAAGAGAAAACTCAAGTACTCAGTGACAAAGAAAAGGAGTTCTCCAAAAAG CTTCAATCACTGCAGTCTGAACTCCACTTTAAAGATGCAGAGATGAACGAGTTAAGGACAAAGCTTCAAAGCACTGAGCGAACAAATAAACTGACTGCTCTCTCCATTTCCCACCTCAG TCCTAGGAAGAGCCCTTCTATGATTATAAAGCCGGAAGCATGCTCTCCACAGTTTGGAAAAACATCTTTCCCTACAAAGGAGTCTTTTAGTGCTAATATGTCCCTTCTCCATCCCTGCCAGACAGAGCCAAGACATAAGTCTCTGGTGGGCAGAGAGG TTTCAGAGAATAAGACCCACAGTCTGGGAGGTGAACCCGTGAGACAAGAAGAGGCCCAGAAAACTCTGGTTGACAGCTGGGGACAGAGATCAAACACTCAAG GTTCCGTTTTGATAAATCTGCTTCTGAAGCAGCCTTTGATCCCAGGGTCATCCCTAGGACTGTGCCACCTCCTGAGCAGTTATTCTGAGCTGCCTACTGGCACCCTCTTGCAGCCACCAGGGTTTGGCAG TGCTGTGGCTGGGATTTTGGGCCTCAGGACCACAAGTTTTCGTGATgggtcattttctctctcatcccTGAGAgaagcacagagcctggcattcACTGGACTGAATCTGGTTGCCAGGGATGAAGGCTTATGTGACCAAGACCCAGCAGAGGGAAGTAGACGGGCCTTCCCACTCTGCCAGCTTCCTGGAGCCGTGCATCTCCTCCCCCTCGTACAGTTCTTCATCGGCTTACATTGCCAGGCCCTGCACGATTTGACAGCAACTAAGAGAAGTGGAGCACCTGGGGATTCACAGACACATTCCTCTTGTGTGAGCTCTGGGGTAGAGGCCGGCCCCGAGGACTCACTTTGCAACCTGGAAGGCTTCTCTGTTGCTTCACTTAGCATTCTTCAGCACCTTGTGTGCCACAGCGGAGCAGTTGTCTGCCTGTTACTGTCGGGAGTTGGGGCAGATTCTAGAAACAGAAACGAGAGCCTAGCTCACAGACATGGTCATGAGGATATGACCTCAGTTCCAAAGGAGGTTGCTGATGACCAAGCTCAGCATCCACTATTGAAGATGCTTCTTCACCTGTTGGCCTTCTCTTCTGCAGCAGCAGGTCATGTGCAAGCCAGTGTCCTGAGCCAGTGTCTTAAGGTTTTCGTGAAATTAGCTGAAAATGCTTCGTTTGATTTTTTGCCCAG GTTCCAGTGTATGTTCCAGGTGCTGCCACAGTGTCTCAGCCCAGAGACACCCCTGCCTAGTGTGCTGTTGACCATTAAGCTCCTCTCTCTCCTGGTGGACCACGAGAAGCTCACCCCTCAGCTCTGTTCCCACTCAG AAGGCTGCCTCCTCCTTCTGCTGTACACGTACATCACATCAAGGCCTGACAGAGTGGCCTCAGAGACACAGTGGCTTCAGCTGGAACAAGAG GCGGTGTGGCTTCTGACTAAGCTTGGTGTGCAGAGCCCCTCCTCCCCAGCCACTGGCTCCAACTGCCAGTGCAATGTGGAG GCTGTCAGAGCACTCACAGTGATGCTGCACAGACAGTGGCTAACGGTGCGGAGGGCAGAGGGGCCTCCAAAGACTGACCGGCATAAGCGAATAGTACGATGTCTGCGGGACACAGTGCTGCTGCTGCACAGcctgtcccagaaggacaagctCTTTACTGTGCACTGCGTGGAGGTCCTGCATCAGTATGACCAGGTGATGCCAGGGGTCAGCACGCTCATTCGAGGGCTCCCTGATGTGACAGACTGTGAAG CTGAGGGAGCAAGGCCTGGGCGTGGAAGGGACTG A
- the ATRIP gene encoding ATR-interacting protein isoform X3 — protein sequence MAGIPTPGSRRRSGPPAPCHGPPPGAGHPPSKRARGFPAAAVPDPEDPFGAHGDFTADDLEELDTLASQALSQCPAAARDASGVHKVPRLDGMSKNKNPAGKSRESGPVKDNFELELLQAQYKELKEKLKSMEEEVLIKNGEIKILRDSLYQTESILEEQRRSHFLLEQEKTQVLSDKEKEFSKKLQSLQSELHFKDAEMNELRTKLQSTERTNKLTALSISHLSPRKSPSMIIKPEACSPQFGKTSFPTKESFSANMSLLHPCQTEPRHKSLVGREVSENKTHSLGGEPVRQEEAQKTLVDSWGQRSNTQGSVLINLLLKQPLIPGSSLGLCHLLSSYSELPTGTLLQPPGFGSAVAGILGLRTTSFRDGSFSLSSLREAQSLAFTGLNLVARDEGLCDQDPAEGSRRAFPLCQLPGAVHLLPLVQFFIGLHCQALHDLTATKRSGAPGDSQTHSSCVSSGVEAGPEDSLCNLEGFSVASLSILQHLVCHSGAVVCLLLSGVGADSRNRNESLAHRHGHEDMTSVPKEVADDQAQHPLLKMLLHLLAFSSAAAGHVQASVLSQCLKVFVKLAENASFDFLPRFQCMFQVLPQCLSPETPLPSVLLTIKLLSLLVDHEKLTPQLCSHSEGCLLLLLYTYITSRPDRVASETQWLQLEQEAVWLLTKLGVQSPSSPATGSNCQCNVEAVRALTVMLHRQWLTVRRAEGPPKTDRHKRIVRCLRDTVLLLHSLSQKDKLFTVHCVEVLHQYDQVMPGVSTLIRGLPDVTDCEVAEGARPGRGRD from the exons ATGGCTGGGATCCCCACGCCGGGCAGCAGGAGGCGGAGCGGACCCCCGGCGCCTTGCCATGGCCCGCCGCCCGGCGCCGGACACCCCCCCAGTAAACGAGCCCGGGGCTTCCCCGCGGCCGCTGTCCCGGACCCCGAAGACCCGTTCGGCGCACACGGGGACTTCACCGCCGACGACCTGGAGGAGCTCGACACTCTCGCGTCACAGGCCCTGAGCCAGTGCCCTGCCGCGGCTCGGGACGCGTCCG GTGTGCATAAGGTCCCCAGACTAGATGGgatgtcaaaaaacaaaaatcctgcaggaaaaagcagagaaagtgGTCCAGTTAAAGATAATTTTGAATTAGAACTACTTCAGGCACAATACAAAGAACTTAAGGAAAAG CTGAAGTCAATGGAAGAAGAAGTCCTcattaaaaatggagaaattaaaattttgcgGGACTCACTGTACCAGACAGAATCCATTCTGGAGGAACAGAGAAGATCACATTTCCTTCTCGAGCAAGAGAAAACTCAAGTACTCAGTGACAAAGAAAAGGAGTTCTCCAAAAAG CTTCAATCACTGCAGTCTGAACTCCACTTTAAAGATGCAGAGATGAACGAGTTAAGGACAAAGCTTCAAAGCACTGAGCGAACAAATAAACTGACTGCTCTCTCCATTTCCCACCTCAG TCCTAGGAAGAGCCCTTCTATGATTATAAAGCCGGAAGCATGCTCTCCACAGTTTGGAAAAACATCTTTCCCTACAAAGGAGTCTTTTAGTGCTAATATGTCCCTTCTCCATCCCTGCCAGACAGAGCCAAGACATAAGTCTCTGGTGGGCAGAGAGG TTTCAGAGAATAAGACCCACAGTCTGGGAGGTGAACCCGTGAGACAAGAAGAGGCCCAGAAAACTCTGGTTGACAGCTGGGGACAGAGATCAAACACTCAAG GTTCCGTTTTGATAAATCTGCTTCTGAAGCAGCCTTTGATCCCAGGGTCATCCCTAGGACTGTGCCACCTCCTGAGCAGTTATTCTGAGCTGCCTACTGGCACCCTCTTGCAGCCACCAGGGTTTGGCAG TGCTGTGGCTGGGATTTTGGGCCTCAGGACCACAAGTTTTCGTGATgggtcattttctctctcatcccTGAGAgaagcacagagcctggcattcACTGGACTGAATCTGGTTGCCAGGGATGAAGGCTTATGTGACCAAGACCCAGCAGAGGGAAGTAGACGGGCCTTCCCACTCTGCCAGCTTCCTGGAGCCGTGCATCTCCTCCCCCTCGTACAGTTCTTCATCGGCTTACATTGCCAGGCCCTGCACGATTTGACAGCAACTAAGAGAAGTGGAGCACCTGGGGATTCACAGACACATTCCTCTTGTGTGAGCTCTGGGGTAGAGGCCGGCCCCGAGGACTCACTTTGCAACCTGGAAGGCTTCTCTGTTGCTTCACTTAGCATTCTTCAGCACCTTGTGTGCCACAGCGGAGCAGTTGTCTGCCTGTTACTGTCGGGAGTTGGGGCAGATTCTAGAAACAGAAACGAGAGCCTAGCTCACAGACATGGTCATGAGGATATGACCTCAGTTCCAAAGGAGGTTGCTGATGACCAAGCTCAGCATCCACTATTGAAGATGCTTCTTCACCTGTTGGCCTTCTCTTCTGCAGCAGCAGGTCATGTGCAAGCCAGTGTCCTGAGCCAGTGTCTTAAGGTTTTCGTGAAATTAGCTGAAAATGCTTCGTTTGATTTTTTGCCCAG GTTCCAGTGTATGTTCCAGGTGCTGCCACAGTGTCTCAGCCCAGAGACACCCCTGCCTAGTGTGCTGTTGACCATTAAGCTCCTCTCTCTCCTGGTGGACCACGAGAAGCTCACCCCTCAGCTCTGTTCCCACTCAG AAGGCTGCCTCCTCCTTCTGCTGTACACGTACATCACATCAAGGCCTGACAGAGTGGCCTCAGAGACACAGTGGCTTCAGCTGGAACAAGAG GCGGTGTGGCTTCTGACTAAGCTTGGTGTGCAGAGCCCCTCCTCCCCAGCCACTGGCTCCAACTGCCAGTGCAATGTGGAG GCTGTCAGAGCACTCACAGTGATGCTGCACAGACAGTGGCTAACGGTGCGGAGGGCAGAGGGGCCTCCAAAGACTGACCGGCATAAGCGAATAGTACGATGTCTGCGGGACACAGTGCTGCTGCTGCACAGcctgtcccagaaggacaagctCTTTACTGTGCACTGCGTGGAGGTCCTGCATCAGTATGACCAGGTGATGCCAGGGGTCAGCACGCTCATTCGAGGGCTCCCTGATGTGACAGACTGTGAAG TAGCTGAGGGAGCAAGGCCTGGGCGTGGAAGGGACTG A